The genomic segment GTAAATCGACGAACAATTCGATGCACGTGAGCCGCCGAATTGGGTTCACTGAAGTGGTGAGTCGTTCGCGGCGGCCACGTGATCGTCACCGTTCTGCCACTAATCGGGAACACAACGATGCGTCGCATCGGAATTACGATGGTCGAACTACTGGTCTCGATTGGGGTTGTCGCAATCGTCATCGGGATTGCACTTCCGGCGATTCAATCCGCACGCGAATCAGCGCGGCGTATGCAGTGCCAAAACAACACGCGGCAGCTACTTGTCGCCATACAATCACATCACACCACTCACGGTGCGTTACCGTCATTCTACAACGGGTCAGCACTCAACTATCCGCTCCAGGAATGGGACCTCTTCCACATGCATTCCTGGCGAGTGCCGCTTCTGCCCTATATTGAGCAGACCCCACTGAAAGAACAGATTGCGTGGGATTTCCTTGCAACCGCTCCAGAGAATTCTGCGATTGCGCAGACTGTTGTTCCTACGTTTATCTGCCCAAGTGGCGGCGACGCTACGACGATGGGATGGGGACTCAAACACGGGTCAATCGGTATCCCGGAGGATGATATTGCGGAGCAAGATCGCTACCACGTCGTTCGGAGTGACTACGACGCAATGGCGGGAATAGAGGTGCTTCCCGATCCGTTAGCCCCGAATGTGAATGCCAACTCCGTGGAATACGTTCGCTGGGGAATCTGGGGATGGCCTGTCTTCGATACGCCGACAACAACTGGATCCCGGTTGTTGCGATACCGGCAAGGAAGATTCCGTGATGTCAGGGATGGCCTATCACACACGATCGCGGTCGTGGAACGTGCTGGAAAACCTACGGACATACTTAATGGGCGGCCAAACGTCACGAGCGGCAATCCCAACGCTGATTACCCTGGTCAGGTCGGGTGGTCAGCCAGCAATACGTTCATTTGGTCGATCCATGCCAACGGTGTTGGCGTAAATGAATCGAACTCGGTGGGCATGTTTTCCTTCCATAGTGGTGGGGCCAACATTGGAATCGCTGATGGGTCGGTTCGATTTCTCTCCGATTCAAGCGATTTTGAGACTTTGACAAAACTCTATGGAAGGTCCGACGGTGGCCTGCCCGAATAAAGACGTGGCAGAACCAGGCAATGCACCCGAGCCGCGAAGTCGGGCGTTTTGACAATGGACAATCTCTCGTCGCGGCCGGGTGATTGCAATCGTTCTCCGACTGACGCTGTCATCGCCGACGCCTAGTTTCACTCGAACAATGAGCTACGTCTTAGCCATCCTCGCACTGATTGCATTCGGCTTGGCATTGCCCGTATGTGCGGTTGCGTGTGTCGTATGGCTGTTCGGTGACACATGGAATTGGCGGCATCTCTCGCTTTCGATTCCGATCGTTCTTGCCTGCGTCAACGCACCCGCTTACTCCGCTGCCGCAACTGGGCTGCTTACGTGGAACTCAGCGTTCGCGATGCACGTTTTCGCAATTGTACTTTTCGGCATCGCGACAGCAATCAACGGTGGAAATCCCACGGAGGGATATGCGTTGGCTCTTGTCATTCTTACTTTGTCTGTTTCCATTTCCGTCGTTCGACGTGCTTGGCGTGATGATAATGACGTGCAAGATGCTACAGTGACCGAAGCGGCGGAGAACAATGAAATGCACGCGAGGACGGGAGTCGCGGTTTCTGGTCTGCTTGCATGTCGTTCGCCCGTCCCGCGTGATTTCTAGCGTTACCCGACAGAGATAAGCCCATCTCGATGGACTTCGGCACGATCCTTTTGACGTTGGTTCTTGCGACACTGGTCGTCGCAATGGCAGGCTGGATTGGCGATTGGACCGGCTCGCGCTCACGCAAGGTAGACGACCGATTTTGGCACAACTCCGCTGTATGTTGCCCCGGATGCAGCCGTCCTTATTGCGAAGCAGATATCGATGGGCGGAGCTACATCATGTGGGAACACAAACACGCGGGGGCCGTGTTCTCTTGTTCCTCGTGCAAAGTTGCCTCTGAATTCCTTCGTGATGATTCCAGCTTTTCATACGTTGGACCATCACCTCAATTCCGTCGCTGCCTGATTTGCGACAATCAATTCAACGGTGCTCCCTTGGACCGATGCCCGATGTGTGGATCAGATGATTCGTTGCTTGATCTCAAGTCACCGTTTGCACAGGCTCGTCCATCTGAGACAATCGGGTAACAAGCGGATGCACGACGAGTCGCCGAGTCGTGGTTATTGAAGTGGAGGATCGCTCGCGGCGACCGCGTGATCCGTGTCGTTCGCGATGCCATCCGACGCCCGGTGGTGTGGCCCACTGTTTCTCTGCGATCTCTAGAATCGCTAACGGTTCTTCGATGATCCATGGTTTTGTTCCGTACTCAGAAGAAGCTCATCGCCTGTCGATGTTGCTTCAGATCGCAGACGGTTTGACAGATGGCGACTAACCAACGCCTGAAGGGAGCGGCGCTTGGCACGCTACACTCCAATGTCGCCAATCGCTATGTCACGTGACCTCTGTTTCCTGGGATTCGCTTTGGGTGTCACGGAGCAATTGTTCGTATTGGATGCGCGGTTGTTTTTCGACTCACTTGACTTCACGCACAAGCGGATGCGGGCAACCGACGCCTGACGGGGATGCCGAGTTTCCTCTCATGTTTCCAATCGGTTACAATGGCAAATGGCGACCATGCTTCATGCTGGCGTCATGTGCGGGATCGCGAACAATCGGATGCACACGGAGCAACGGAGTCGGGGGCCTTTGGGTTTTAGTTCTTACTCGATTGCCGTTGCCCGGTGATCCTGGCCGTTCGTCGTGCTTGGTCACGTTCGTTGGTTCATTCACCTTCGAGTGCCGATCAGATCCGACGCCTGTCGTTGTGGCTGGAACTGCGCCCATCGCTTCGTGACGCGACCTCTGTTTCCTGTTGACCGCTCTTGATGTCACGGTTCGATAGATCATCTTCTCCAATCGGATCATGGCTTGGTGATTCGCAATGCAAGTCACGTTCGTCGTGCCGGAAGACTCGCGTAGTGGCCCATTGCTTGGCAGAGGAACATCAGTCGCCTATTGATCGCTCTTGATGTCGCGGTTTGGTTGTCACTCCTGGCTTACCGTATTGATTCACGTACCGGCCCATCCATTGGCCACGGAACCTCTGTCGCCTGTTGATCGCATTGGTGGTCACGGTTTGATATCGTAATCCCGATCGACAAGAAGGCCCATCACCGCGCATCGATTGCTACAATAGTTCTGGGGCGTCCAACTTTCGACTGGCGGAGATCGTAGCCGGACGAACCATGTGATGAACGGGAGTCGCGGGCGCTGCTGTTTCCTGAGTTCACAATGTTTGGCCGCGACCCCGTTATCACCAACGTTCCCCAATGGATTAAGCATGAATGTAACGCGATACACGAGATTCTCAATTGCGAGCTTACTGCTACTGATGGTAGTGGTCGCGTTAGTTGGGCGCGTTTCATTGGATCGTGCCCGCATAGTGAGTTTGAATCGCGAGCTTGCGCTTCATGACGCCGTGGAGCGTCAACGGTCCCGCGTTGCACAAAGGCAACTGGAGCTTGACGCAATGATCAAGCAAGCCTGGCCGCAAGCCGAACTTCAGTATCTTTATCGGTGGATTGGGACAAGTCGTAGTCAAAAAAACAGACGGGTTGAAGTCACTCCGTCGGCGATTGGGTTGCGTCGCCAAATGACAACAATCCGGGGTGCAGAACTCCGGCTCAAGATGGAGCAGGCGATACTTGATGAGGAAGAGAAGAAGCTGCGATCGAAGGTCGACAATCGAACTCCCAAGGCATGATGGGGAACCATGAAATGCACGTGAGGACGGGAGTCGCGGTTTCTGGTCTGCTTGCGAGTCGTTCGCCCGTCCCCCGTGATTTCTACCGTTCGTCGTGCTTGGTCACGCTGGTTGGTTTAACGATCTTTAAATTCGGATCAACGCACAAGCCGGATAGGGTGACCGCAGTCGGCCCACCGCATGATGACGCGACCTCTGTTTCCTGGTGATCGCTCTTGATGTCGCGGTTTGGTAAACG from the Roseiconus lacunae genome contains:
- a CDS encoding DUF1559 domain-containing protein: MRRIGITMVELLVSIGVVAIVIGIALPAIQSARESARRMQCQNNTRQLLVAIQSHHTTHGALPSFYNGSALNYPLQEWDLFHMHSWRVPLLPYIEQTPLKEQIAWDFLATAPENSAIAQTVVPTFICPSGGDATTMGWGLKHGSIGIPEDDIAEQDRYHVVRSDYDAMAGIEVLPDPLAPNVNANSVEYVRWGIWGWPVFDTPTTTGSRLLRYRQGRFRDVRDGLSHTIAVVERAGKPTDILNGRPNVTSGNPNADYPGQVGWSASNTFIWSIHANGVGVNESNSVGMFSFHSGGANIGIADGSVRFLSDSSDFETLTKLYGRSDGGLPE